aaagaaatgtatgtcAGTTATGCTGGCTTATTTGGTAATAAACTCTGATAAAATTGAAACTTGCAGCAGTTAAACTGGGACATTTGATAATTAACTAATCTCCCTGTCCCATTTTATCATCTCAGATGTTGTCTTTCTCTTCAATTGTATATGAATGTCTCCTGTGTGACCCTCAgcacaataaaaggtgtacctgCTCCTTTTGCTCTCTATTATCGCCAAGTGTCCATTCATTGATCTGCAGTTACTGCGACTGTCATCCCAGTTCAGTTTATCTGTCGAGAAGTAATAGCAATTTCCCTTTGACTGTAGCCATTTGTTTGGGCAGAAACTGCACTTCCTTGCTATGAAaccagagaagaaaaagaaaaatatgaagaagaagactgCTGAGTTTAGATTCTGATCAAAGAGCTAAAAAGAAATCCACAGGAAAAAGAATGAAGTAATTCAGGCCCTTGGACAGCAGCTGGATACTGGCCATTACTGCCATGTCTTCAGAGTACAGCGAGCTTCTTACTGGCATCAACGTGTTACACATCATCACTCTCTAGTGCCGTGATTAGGTAGCAGAACTGCGTTACTTCAGAACTTCTTACTTATTTCTATATTTATCATATAAAGTATATCAGAAATATGTTGAGAGACAAGGATTCAAAATTTCAAGGGCATTAAtgacaaaacacatttatttctaatataacTAATTTACTGAATATCAGAGTATTCTTCAGGTGTGAAGATTACTGGCAAGACAGCTTGTGCAAGTGAAGGAagctcacaaaatattttaaacagtggaCACAGAAAGGCAGGTAATGTCCACAAGTTACATGCTGAACCTTATAGAGTCACAATAGTCCATCAACACAAGATTTTCATGTTGGGGTAGAAATTAAAATGGGGACTTCTATAAAAGACCTTTGATGTTATATAGAGTTAAAATGGTAAACCCATAAAGGGGTCCAAAGGTCTGTCACCAGACACAGGAAAAGAGTAAAAcgtgcattaaaaataaaaagtacacaggattgtttttttttgtatccagaATGAAATAGCCTGTGTATGCTTAcgttaagaaagaaaaaataaaaatagaaaacatcTAATTGTTAGCTCAACATTAGTTCAGAAAATTCAACAAAGAAAGTAGGGACTCATGTGGACATCACTTACCCTGAGTCAGCTGGTTTGAAACAGGACAGAATTCATCCAAAGCTCTAAATCTCAAAGTCAGCTCAGTGTGACTCTTATTAAGTGAAGAAATTGTAGAATGAAGTTTAACGTGACTAGATTGTAACTCACTGTTGTTCTTTTCCAGCTCTGTAATATTTGATAGCAGCTTCTTGTTGTCATTTTCCAGCTCTGTAATATTTAATTGCAGCTCCTTGTAGTTCTCATTCAGTGCTGAGTTCTCATTTTTCAGTTGTGTCACATTTTGCTGCAGCACAGTGAAGTTTTCTTGTAAAAGTATTAAGTTCTTCTTGGATTCTAATAAGGTTGAGCTGCAGGacatcttcattttctttaaatttactgaCGGTGACATCTAAAGAACCAAACACATTACACTTAGACTGTTAGCTTATTTTATAGTTTATAGATCTTTGGTTGTCTCTAATGAAGAAGCTTCATCAGCCTGGGTTCAGAGTCTTGTCAAGTCACCGCCTGTACATGGCAGTTTTCTTCCATCACATAAAGATGTGCATATTAGAATAATTTGTGACACACGTTTGACTCATTATGTGTTAGTGAATAAGCCCTGTGATGATGTTGTACTGTCTGTTAtttctgtgttatatttaacTTGTAGTTTTGCAGTCTTCTCTAAGTGTGTAAATGATGTATGTTTCTGATGTCTGTCAGGGTTCTGTGAAAGTTTCTTTTTACTGTGGAAGTGCTGTTATATACACAGTATTCCTAAATGTTTGTGAACACCTGACTACAACACCTGTATGAGGACATCCTTTTCCAAAACCATGGGTATCAATATGGAGCTGCCCGGCTTTGCTGCTATAACAGTCCCCACTGTTTTTTccacaagattttaaaatgtttctgtgggaatttgtatTGATTCACCCAAAGGAACTTTTCTGAGTTCAGGTACTAATGTTGGACAAGAAGGCCTGGCTTGCA
This genomic window from Polypterus senegalus isolate Bchr_013 chromosome 4, ASM1683550v1, whole genome shotgun sequence contains:
- the LOC120528875 gene encoding low affinity immunoglobulin epsilon Fc receptor-like, coding for MSPSVNLKKMKMSCSSTLLESKKNLILLQENFTVLQQNVTQLKNENSALNENYKELQLNITELENDNKKLLSNITELEKNNSELQSSHVKLHSTISSLNKSHTELTLRFRALDEFCPVSNQLTQARKCSFCPNKWLQSKGNCYYFSTDKLNWDDSRSNCRSMNGHLAIIESKRSRVYYQISQHN